From a single Tachypleus tridentatus isolate NWPU-2018 chromosome 6, ASM421037v1, whole genome shotgun sequence genomic region:
- the LOC143254426 gene encoding uncharacterized protein LOC143254426 isoform X2, translating to MSATLVRKTLDLDLCTSNEKSGPENKEIKDALPTTKKGLKKFRKRMIQDKQKNLNKGISMAKDKKLKCIIEKLRENQQGDMVQENIKLLKRFGEMKTKADTTKQILGRMSKNQPPTQKEEQSTVFTDKDFELFEREYMLIKPKKESFFD from the exons ATGTCAGCTACTTTGGTGAGAAAAACTCTCGACCTTGACCTTTGTACTAGCAATGAAAAATCAG gacctgaaaataaagaaataaaagatgctttgcccaccacaaaGAAAGGTTTGAAAAAATTTCGTAAAAGAATGATCCAAGACAAGCAGAAAAATTTGAACAAAGGAATATCAATGGCTAAAGATAAGAAACTGAAGTGCATAATAG AGAAATTAAGAGAAAATCAACAAGGAGATATGGTACAGGAAAATATTAAACTGCTGAAAAGATTTGGAGAAATGAAGACAAAAGCTGATACAACGAAGCAG ATCTTAGGAAGAATGTCTAAAAATCAACCTCCAACCCAGAAGGAAGAACAGTCTACTGTGTTTACTGACAAGGATTTTGAGTTATTTGAAAGagaatatatgttaataaaacccAAGAAGGAGTCTTTTTTTGATTGA
- the LOC143254426 gene encoding uncharacterized protein LOC143254426 isoform X1 produces MSATLVRKTLDLDLCTSNEKSVFLIFKGPENKEIKDALPTTKKGLKKFRKRMIQDKQKNLNKGISMAKDKKLKCIIEKLRENQQGDMVQENIKLLKRFGEMKTKADTTKQILGRMSKNQPPTQKEEQSTVFTDKDFELFEREYMLIKPKKESFFD; encoded by the exons ATGTCAGCTACTTTGGTGAGAAAAACTCTCGACCTTGACCTTTGTACTAGCAATGAAAAATCAG tctttttaattttcaaaggacctgaaaataaagaaataaaagatgctttgcccaccacaaaGAAAGGTTTGAAAAAATTTCGTAAAAGAATGATCCAAGACAAGCAGAAAAATTTGAACAAAGGAATATCAATGGCTAAAGATAAGAAACTGAAGTGCATAATAG AGAAATTAAGAGAAAATCAACAAGGAGATATGGTACAGGAAAATATTAAACTGCTGAAAAGATTTGGAGAAATGAAGACAAAAGCTGATACAACGAAGCAG ATCTTAGGAAGAATGTCTAAAAATCAACCTCCAACCCAGAAGGAAGAACAGTCTACTGTGTTTACTGACAAGGATTTTGAGTTATTTGAAAGagaatatatgttaataaaacccAAGAAGGAGTCTTTTTTTGATTGA
- the LOC143254427 gene encoding calcium-binding protein E63-1-like isoform X2 — MDKNHDGRVNASELKSMSESLGILLSDGMIRHVLHQVNRRDDGMINEEEFMAWMAKHQTSTEDDVMEDLLAAFRVFDKDRNGFITRDELRIAMEMIGEPVSDKKLDELIKVTDVDNDGRINYQEFVRILL, encoded by the exons ATGGATAAAAACCATGATGGTAGAGTGAACGCCAGCGAGTTGAAATCTATGTCAGAGAGTCTCGGAATTCTGTTGAGTGACGGTATGATACGACATGTGCTCCACCAAGTGAACAGGCGAG ATGACGGAATGATCAACGAGGAAGAATTTATGGCTTGGATGGCAAAACATCAAACATCAACAGAAGATGACGTCATGGAAGATCTTCTTGCAGCGTTTCGAGTGTTCGATAAAGACAGAAACGGTTTTATAACGAGA GATGAACTACGTATTGCCATGGAGATGATAGGGGAACCAGTATCAGATAAAAAGCTCGACGAGTTAATTAAAGTCACCGACGTGGATAACGATGGGAGAATAAATTACcaag aatttgTCCGTATACTGCTCTGA
- the LOC143254427 gene encoding calcium-binding protein E63-1-like isoform X1, with amino-acid sequence MEAHVASLTESQIQELKAAFVLMDKNHDGRVNASELKSMSESLGILLSDGMIRHVLHQVNRRDDGMINEEEFMAWMAKHQTSTEDDVMEDLLAAFRVFDKDRNGFITRDELRIAMEMIGEPVSDKKLDELIKVTDVDNDGRINYQEFVRILL; translated from the exons GAAGCCCATGTAGCATCTTTAACAGAATCGCAAATACAAg aACTGAAGGCAGCTTTTGTACTTATGGATAAAAACCATGATGGTAGAGTGAACGCCAGCGAGTTGAAATCTATGTCAGAGAGTCTCGGAATTCTGTTGAGTGACGGTATGATACGACATGTGCTCCACCAAGTGAACAGGCGAG ATGACGGAATGATCAACGAGGAAGAATTTATGGCTTGGATGGCAAAACATCAAACATCAACAGAAGATGACGTCATGGAAGATCTTCTTGCAGCGTTTCGAGTGTTCGATAAAGACAGAAACGGTTTTATAACGAGA GATGAACTACGTATTGCCATGGAGATGATAGGGGAACCAGTATCAGATAAAAAGCTCGACGAGTTAATTAAAGTCACCGACGTGGATAACGATGGGAGAATAAATTACcaag aatttgTCCGTATACTGCTCTGA